The nucleotide window AGATTCTGCGCGACGGTATCCAGGTACCGATTGTCGGGCCGCCCAACGCCGGCAAGTCGTCGCTCTTCAATGCCATCCTCGCCGAGGAACGCGCCATCGTTACCGAGATTCCCGGCACCACCCGCGACACCATCGCCGAAAAAATCGAACTTGACGGTATCATTGTGCGCTTCATCGACACGGCCGGCATGAGAGAAACTGATGATCGTATCGAGTCGATCGGCGTCGAACGCGCCCGCCGCGAGATTGCCGGTGCTCAAATCGTCATCGCCGTCTTCGACGCCGCCAAAACCTCGATCGCGGCGATCCGCGAATTTCTGGACGGCTACGCCGGCAAGCAGATTGCACTGGTGCTAAACAAGATTGACTTGCTGACGGAGGCGCAGATTGCCAACTTGGATGCGGAATTCCAGGCCGCCTTTCCCAGTCTCGTCTCCGCCAGGAACCTGGTCGGTATCGATGAGCTTCTGGCGCGCATCTCCCGGTACATCGCCAACACCATGCAGCCGCTCGGCACTGACAACAACCTTTTGACCAACCCGCGTCATCAGCGCTGCATCCTCAGCGCCGTTGCCGCGCTCGGTGCCGTCCGGGCCAAGCTCGCCGCCGATGAAAGTTTCGAACTGCTCGCTTTCGACCTGAGACTGGCTGTCGAAGCACTCGAAGAGATCCTCGGCCGGATCACTAACGAAGACCTCCTCGCGGAAATCTTCTCCCGTTTCTGCATCGGCAAGTAGCGCAGCCAGTCCGCGGCTGCCCTTTGCAGTTGCGTCCCGTGAACAATCGTGGGTCGATAATTCCCTGATCGAATCGTGAATTCCCCCTTGCAACCACTATCCGCCCCGCGTATGTTTTGGAGTCTTATGGTTGATTTCGACGTTATCGTCATCGGCGGCGGTCATGCCGGTATTGAAGCCGCTTGTGCTACGGCCCGCATGGGTCTAGCGACCGCCCTCGTCTCCGGCGACCTTGCCAGGATCGGCGAGATGTCGTGTAATCCGGCGATCGGCGGGACCGGTAAAGGTCAGCTTGTGCGGGAAATCGATGCCCTTGGCGGAATTATGGGCTATATCACTGATAATACCGGCATCCACTTCCGCACGCTTAACAAGAGCAAAGGCCCGGCAGTCTGGTCGTCGCGTGCGCAGTGCGACCGCAAGCTTTATCGTGAATTTGCGCAGAGAGTTATATCTGATATACCGAATCTGACGGCAATTGCCGGAATGGCGGTTGGTATCACGGCGCAAGATTCTGACTTTGAGCGCGTTGTGCTTGCCGACGGCCGCGAAATTCGCGCGAGTGCATGTATCCTCGCCTCCGGTACATTCCTTAACGGCTTAATTCACATCGGCGAGGAGCAGATACCAGCCGGTCGCGTCAACGAAGCGCCAGCGCTCCATCTCTCGGAGTCGCTGCAGAAGCTCGGCTTCGAGACGGGACGTCTCAAGACCGGCACTCCACCGCGCCTTGAAGGCGAGACTATCGACTATAGCCGGCTTGAACCCCAGCCGGGGGATGACTATTTCAAGTCATTCTCCATGCGCACCAAGCAGCAGGTCGTTAGCCGCGCACTCTGCCACATCACGTACACATCGCCTGAGACGCATCGGATCATCCAGGCCAACCTCCACCGCTCGGCCATGTTCTCCGGCAACATTCAGGGAATCGGTCCGCGCTACTGCCCGTCGATCGAAGACAAGATCAATCGCTTCCGTGACAAGGAGCGCCACCAGCTCTTTATCGAACCAGAAGGCCTCGATACCACCGAGATCTATATCAACGGGCTGTCGACGTCGCTGCCGGCTGACGTCCAACTGGAAATCCTGCATTCAATTCCCGGTCTCGAGCAGGTCGTCATGAAGCGGCCAGGCTACGCGATCGAGTATGATTTCTTTCCGGCGCACCAGATCAAGCCGACGCTCGAAACGCGCCTCATCAACAATCTATATTTCTGCGGCCAGATCAACGGAACCTCGGGCTACGAGGAAGCTGGAGCCCAGGGCCTCGTTGCCGGAATCAACGCCGCCCGCAAGCTAATGCATCTGGAACCGTTTATTCTTGACCGTTCGGAGGCGTATATCGGAGTTATGATCGACGATCTCGTAACCCGCACGCCGACCGAACCGTATCGCATGTTCACCTCCCGAGCCGAGTATCGATTGGCACTCCGAGAGGACAATGCTGCTGACCGACTAATCGGTTACGGACGCGAGTTTGGTCTGGTCGATGATGAGGTATACGATCGCTTTCTCCAACGCCGGCAATCTGTTGAAGATGAGAAAAAGCGGCTGAACCGGACTCTTGTCCCAGTTGCTTGGGTAGATCCATCGGCCAATGGCGACAAGCAGCACATGGCGATACTGCTGCGTCGACCGAAACTGGCCTATGCAGATTTCGGAAAATTCGATGATATCTGCGCGGCGATGCCAATTGATCTGGCCGAGCAGGTCGAAATCGAAATCAAGTACGCGGGCTACCTTGAAAAGCAGGACCGCGAAATCGCCCGCTTCCGCGAGCTTGAGTCAAAGCGAATTCCCGACGGATTCGACGTGACCAAGGTCAGCGGGCTGAAGAAAGAAGCGGTGCAGGTTATGGCGAAATATCGGCCGGTGAACCTTGGCCAGGCCTCTCGTTTGTCTGGTATCACTTATTCTGATATTACCGTGTTAATGATTCACTTAAGGCGTTATCGTGAGACCAATGTTTCACGTGAAACATCGTGATTGACCTTGATCCGTCAATCCGAGGGATCCTCGCTGAAGTCAACTCGGGGGGCGCTGACTCTGCCTATGAGCAAATCAGATCATTTGCTGATTACCTTCTCCAGGTCAACCCCAAAGTCAGCCTGATCTCCCGCCAAGACTCACAGGCACTGCTCAACAATCTGATCTACGATTCGCTAGTGATCGCCAGCCTGGTCAAATTCGACACCGATGCCAGTTTGCTCGATATCGGCTCTGGAGCCGGTATTCCCGGGTTGATTCAGAAAATCGCCCGCCCCGACCTCACGCTTTGTAGCGTTGACTCGAATCGGCGCAAAATAGAA belongs to Candidatus Zixiibacteriota bacterium and includes:
- a CDS encoding GTP-binding protein, producing ILRDGIQVPIVGPPNAGKSSLFNAILAEERAIVTEIPGTTRDTIAEKIELDGIIVRFIDTAGMRETDDRIESIGVERARREIAGAQIVIAVFDAAKTSIAAIREFLDGYAGKQIALVLNKIDLLTEAQIANLDAEFQAAFPSLVSARNLVGIDELLARISRYIANTMQPLGTDNNLLTNPRHQRCILSAVAALGAVRAKLAADESFELLAFDLRLAVEALEEILGRITNEDLLAEIFSRFCIGK
- the mnmG gene encoding tRNA uridine-5-carboxymethylaminomethyl(34) synthesis enzyme MnmG is translated as MVDFDVIVIGGGHAGIEAACATARMGLATALVSGDLARIGEMSCNPAIGGTGKGQLVREIDALGGIMGYITDNTGIHFRTLNKSKGPAVWSSRAQCDRKLYREFAQRVISDIPNLTAIAGMAVGITAQDSDFERVVLADGREIRASACILASGTFLNGLIHIGEEQIPAGRVNEAPALHLSESLQKLGFETGRLKTGTPPRLEGETIDYSRLEPQPGDDYFKSFSMRTKQQVVSRALCHITYTSPETHRIIQANLHRSAMFSGNIQGIGPRYCPSIEDKINRFRDKERHQLFIEPEGLDTTEIYINGLSTSLPADVQLEILHSIPGLEQVVMKRPGYAIEYDFFPAHQIKPTLETRLINNLYFCGQINGTSGYEEAGAQGLVAGINAARKLMHLEPFILDRSEAYIGVMIDDLVTRTPTEPYRMFTSRAEYRLALREDNAADRLIGYGREFGLVDDEVYDRFLQRRQSVEDEKKRLNRTLVPVAWVDPSANGDKQHMAILLRRPKLAYADFGKFDDICAAMPIDLAEQVEIEIKYAGYLEKQDREIARFRELESKRIPDGFDVTKVSGLKKEAVQVMAKYRPVNLGQASRLSGITYSDITVLMIHLRRYRETNVSRETS